TGCTACCCAAGGAGCAATTCCACTAATACAAAGGGTCAACGCAGCTAGTACAGAACTGATTAGGGGGGTAGGTATAGTTAAGACAATAAACTTAAAGACATCTTGCGATCGCTCTAAAAAATTGCGGCGTTTGATCCAACGATGAATCAAAAAAGTGCCAATTAGAGGAGTGAAAAGATTAACCGCCGGAATAATACTACTAATTAAAAAATTATGTTTGAAAAACAGAAGATAGCTAACAATAAAATCACTTACAAATAATATCGGCCAAACACGATAACCTACCAAAACCATTGCCGCTAAAAACACACCCAGCGAAGGCCAAAATGCTGAAGCACCATTGACAAAGGTCATAGAAAGACCTATTCGTCCCAGGCAGAGGTGAACAATAGGAATAATTAACGCAGCCAGCAACAAGGGGCGATCGAGTTTAAATAGAGATTGCTGCTTGAACGTAGTCTGCTGCATTTTCCGATCTCCGTGCAGATATTTGAAGGAAAATAACCTCCAAAAAAGGCTATTAACCTTATAGTTCCCAGCTATGGAGGGAAAAGGGACAAAGGAGTGTGGGGAGGAGGGGAAGAAATGCCCCATGCCCATTTTCTCTATATAGGTAAATCAAATATAAACTCGGAATAAAATAGATATTGCAAATAGAACAGAATACCTCAGGTAATTTAGGCAATGGGTAATTATGAGCAAAAAGCCTAAACACCACACTTCGAGCGATCGCGCTTAACCTGCACCGTGAAGCCAAGAATACTATATAGATAGATAGACAGGCGGGCCGAAAAAGTCTACAATCTGAACTTATTGCGGTAAATTTACCTATTGTTCAATCAACATCAGCATAGTAAAGATTTTCTAGCGTTTCCGGCGTGATGCCAAAGCGCCCTATTAATATGATGAAAGTCTTTTAGTAAAGGGCAGCAAACCGATGGATGTAAAGCTGATTTTAGCGGGATTAACAGTCATATTTACCATTTCGTGCTTGTTTTTTGGCACCAAAAACGGATTTTATGACTCAGATAACTATCACGGCAATGGCTCTGCACATTGAAAACGGTCTGAAGGTCGGCTTTTGACCCTCAGAATTTCGGAAAGGAAAATTCCTTTAGTCCCTAGTTTGAGGGGTTCTCTTTACCCAAATTTTCCGAACCTGGGCGGGTTCGGCGGAGGTATCCTCCCCCATCAAAAATCCGCATTTTCAAGGTGAAGGGGCGCTAAATGAAACTTACCCCTAGGTCGCAAAACCAAAATACCCACAGTTTTTGGCTTTTGAGATATTTCCATGACAATGAGGTTTGAGGGGAGGAGAACATGAGAGATAATCTTTCATCGTCCTCTCGTATTGATGCTGATGATGCAGCTAGCGAATTAGAATGTTTGCCTTATGGTGTCCAGCATAATGATGAGGGCGTATGTTTATTAGTACGGATGGGGCCGTACCGAATTTTGCTGGATTGTGGTTTGGGAGATACTTCGTCGTTGGTGAAGGGGCTAAAGCAGTCGGCACACCGCCGAAATTCTCCCTTACCAGCAGATTTAGTTTTGATTAGTCACGCCCACCCCGATCACGCAAGAGGATTGCTGGCACTGCATCAGGCTTTCCCACATTTACCCATATACGCCAGTGAAGTAACTAGTAAGTTACTGTCATTAAACTGGTTAGACAAAGACCCAAAAGAAATTTCCCAATTTTGTCAAGCTTTACCGTTGCGATCGCCTGTGGAATTTCAAGAGGGCTTAGTAGCGGAGTTGTTTCCCGCAGGTCATCTACCAGGGGCTGTTGCGATTCTGCTGACTTACACCACTCCCCGGCGTTCTTATAAGCTACTGTATACAGGAGACTTTTTCTTATCTAACTCGCGGCTGGTAGAAGGCTTGCGTTTAGAAGAATTACGGGGATTAGAGCTAGATGCTTTAATTATTGAAGGCACGTATGGGACATCACGACATACCCACCGCCGCAACCAAGAAAATCAACTAGCAGAACGAATTCATCGCGCGATCGGCGATCGCTGTTCTGTGCTACTCCCTACACCTGCATTAGGGTTAGGGCAAGAACTACTGATGCTTTTACGCAGCCACCACCATTTCACAGGCAGAGATTTAGATATTTGGGTTGATGGTGCTGTCGCTAAGGGCTGCGATGCTTATTTGGAACTACTACCCCACCTCCCTGCATCAGTACAAAACTTTGCCCGCCATCAACCCTTATTTTGGGATGAAAGGGTGCGTCCTCGCGTGCGGCGTTTGCAAGCAGAACATCGTGCCAATATCGGCAAGACCCCCTGTATTGTCCTCACCGACTCTACAGCAGATTTCAGCCAATATTGTCAACCCGAAACCGGCCCTTGGCTGATCCTCCTGCCAGAAAAAATAGATATAAAAGTTAAAAAACAATATCCTGCACCCACGACCATTGAAGGCTATCTTCTCGCCCAACACAGCGATGGCCCTGGTACTACGCAGTTAATTCATAACTTGCGACCCCAGCACGTCATTTTCGTTCATGGTTCCCCTTCCTACTTGGCAGATCTCACAGCTTTAGAAGAGTTGCAAAACCGCTACCACCTGCATTCGCCATCTGCGGGGATGTTAGTAGAACTGCCAATTGGCGATACATTTATCCAGCCAGCTGCCCCAGAAACTAATTATGAAGGCGAACTCACCGAGTTAGGAACCACCATCACAATTACCCTGCCAGAGTCCATTACCACCGATCCCCGCTGGCGATCTTTTGCTGATACAGGTTTAATTGAAGCCCGTTGGCAAGGTGAAGAAATAGTATTACGAGGCTTATCACAAAGAGAACTCCTCAGCCAAAATAGCGATCGCTATACCTGGGCTGACATAGAATGCTGCGGAACCTGCCGATATCAACGAGGTCAGCGCTGCTGGAACCCTAATTCTCCCCTGTACAACTTCAAAGTCACTCTGGAAGGTTACTGTCCCGCCTATGAACGGTTAATTGAAAATGAATAGGGGATGTGAAGAAGCAGAGGAGCAGGGAGCAGGGAGACAAGGAGGATAAGGAAGGGAGAAATAATAACAAATGCCCAATGCCCCATGCCCAAAAAGTTAAGAGTCCAGAGTGGAAACATTGACCCTGGACTCTTAACTCTCGACTATTTTGATTTATTCAGGATTCGAGTCTGTGTAACGGTTGCGGATACGTTCAGCTTCCGGACAGTCTTCGGTCAACAGAGGTTCTACATTACCGCGTGGTACTGAGGCTAACTTTTGGGTGACAGCACCAATGCTTTCGAGCCGAACCATCTCTTCCCAAGAACAAACTTCATCCTCTTCTTCTGTTTCATAGCGCAGGGTCACTAAATCTCCCTCTATATCAATGATGCGGGCGCGTTCTATCCAGCGTTGCTGGTCCCGCAAGAATACACATACCTCCCGCCCATCGCAACACAATTGATAAATCTTGCGGTGTAGCATGTACTGCTTCTGCCTTTTTAAACAACGTAGTTAAACCTTTCAAAATCTGGGCTTTACCCCAGTGCATAATAC
The genomic region above belongs to Calothrix sp. NIES-2098 and contains:
- a CDS encoding beta-lactamase domain-containing protein — its product is MRDNLSSSSRIDADDAASELECLPYGVQHNDEGVCLLVRMGPYRILLDCGLGDTSSLVKGLKQSAHRRNSPLPADLVLISHAHPDHARGLLALHQAFPHLPIYASEVTSKLLSLNWLDKDPKEISQFCQALPLRSPVEFQEGLVAELFPAGHLPGAVAILLTYTTPRRSYKLLYTGDFFLSNSRLVEGLRLEELRGLELDALIIEGTYGTSRHTHRRNQENQLAERIHRAIGDRCSVLLPTPALGLGQELLMLLRSHHHFTGRDLDIWVDGAVAKGCDAYLELLPHLPASVQNFARHQPLFWDERVRPRVRRLQAEHRANIGKTPCIVLTDSTADFSQYCQPETGPWLILLPEKIDIKVKKQYPAPTTIEGYLLAQHSDGPGTTQLIHNLRPQHVIFVHGSPSYLADLTALEELQNRYHLHSPSAGMLVELPIGDTFIQPAAPETNYEGELTELGTTITITLPESITTDPRWRSFADTGLIEARWQGEEIVLRGLSQRELLSQNSDRYTWADIECCGTCRYQRGQRCWNPNSPLYNFKVTLEGYCPAYERLIENE